Proteins encoded together in one Candidatus Sulfotelmatobacter sp. window:
- a CDS encoding RNA methyltransferase, with amino-acid sequence MKLPRPSESASRADRLRRVEGRHNALVKDLRQAFARAERTDDGNCAIEGLRIVEEATRSGLRFRALFFKESAQNLAERLLPQIGSNVDTLLLPDKLFDDAVPSETPQGVAALVRLKEFSLDDALERLQVGPLIVLAGLQDPGNLGTILRSAEAFGSAGAVLGEGTVSPLNSKVIRASAGSIFRLPVVIAKAAGGMEAISAKLRAQGLRLIATSSHKGTPLDQANLTLPSAVFVGSEGSGLPRTVLAQADELVAIPHQPQVESLNAGVAGSIVLYEAARQRRGQ; translated from the coding sequence ATGAAATTGCCTCGCCCTTCAGAATCTGCGTCTCGCGCCGATCGCCTTCGCCGGGTCGAGGGGCGGCACAACGCGCTGGTGAAAGACCTGCGGCAGGCGTTCGCTCGGGCGGAACGCACTGACGATGGCAATTGCGCCATCGAAGGGCTGCGCATTGTAGAAGAGGCAACACGCAGCGGTCTCCGCTTTCGTGCGCTGTTCTTCAAAGAGTCGGCGCAGAATCTGGCGGAGCGACTGTTGCCGCAGATTGGGTCCAACGTCGACACGCTGTTGCTGCCGGACAAGCTCTTTGACGACGCGGTCCCGAGCGAGACTCCGCAGGGCGTGGCGGCGCTGGTCCGGCTGAAAGAATTCTCGTTGGACGATGCGTTGGAGCGCTTGCAGGTGGGGCCGCTGATCGTGCTCGCGGGCTTGCAGGATCCGGGGAATCTGGGAACTATTCTGCGCTCGGCCGAGGCTTTCGGCAGCGCGGGGGCGGTGCTAGGCGAGGGCACGGTGAGTCCGTTGAATTCGAAAGTGATTCGCGCGTCGGCGGGATCGATTTTCCGTTTGCCGGTCGTTATTGCGAAAGCCGCGGGCGGGATGGAAGCCATTTCGGCGAAGCTGAGGGCACAGGGCTTGCGGCTCATCGCGACGTCGTCCCATAAGGGCACACCGCTCGATCAGGCAAACCTCACGCTGCCATCGGCGGTTTTCGTGGGGAGTGAGGGCTCGGGACTGCCGCGCACCGTGCTCGCGCAGGCCGATGAACTGGTCGCGATCCCTCACCAGCCGCAGGTGGAATCGTTGAACGCGGGCGTCGCGGGAAGTATCGTGCTGTACGAGGCGGCGCGGCAGCGGCGCGGGCAGTGA
- a CDS encoding ABC transporter permease, which yields MSPMRTVLDIFAQIFRNLWAHKLRSFLTMFGIAWGVGSLLLLVGVGEGFRSGNKRELAEFGKDIMFIFPGRAPAVKGSMNSSRPYLLTYQDYVDIRTQAPHVRNACPLISREDLKQVSEFASAGIEILGVEPQLNEISYLPILDGRWLNELDGTQRRHVIVLGNQLMKTLFPGRPALGAFVLINGLRFEVVGTMPHLGRGDNTWLNTRGYIPFPVMATEFPIKGENHQNSISWVEYQPTTTAEHTLAEADVHKIVARNHGFDVSDENAFEGWDTIKESQMVGTIFDVMSEFLGAVGMVTLALGAIGVINIMLVAVSERTREIGLRKALGATNRSILSQFFLEGLLLTLGSGMIGMAFAAGLMAMMGTVQGPGGFDPPKLVPMSAMLAIGSLTLAGVVAGLYPARKAAMLPPVEALRQE from the coding sequence ATGTCACCTATGCGGACCGTGCTCGACATCTTCGCGCAGATTTTCCGCAATCTTTGGGCGCATAAGCTGCGCTCGTTTCTTACCATGTTTGGGATCGCGTGGGGCGTGGGATCGCTGCTGCTGCTGGTCGGCGTGGGCGAAGGATTTCGTTCGGGGAATAAGCGCGAGTTGGCCGAGTTCGGCAAAGACATCATGTTTATCTTTCCCGGGCGCGCGCCGGCGGTGAAGGGCAGCATGAATTCTTCGCGGCCTTATCTGCTCACGTACCAGGATTATGTGGACATCCGCACGCAGGCGCCACATGTGCGCAATGCCTGCCCTTTGATTTCACGCGAAGATTTGAAGCAGGTCAGCGAGTTCGCCAGCGCGGGCATCGAGATTCTCGGCGTCGAGCCGCAGCTCAATGAGATCAGTTATCTTCCGATCCTGGATGGGCGCTGGCTGAATGAACTGGATGGAACGCAGCGCCGGCATGTAATCGTGCTCGGGAACCAGTTGATGAAGACTTTGTTTCCGGGCCGCCCGGCGCTGGGCGCGTTCGTCCTGATCAATGGGTTGCGTTTTGAAGTCGTGGGTACCATGCCGCACCTGGGGCGCGGCGACAACACCTGGCTCAATACGCGGGGATACATTCCGTTCCCGGTGATGGCCACGGAGTTTCCCATCAAGGGTGAGAACCACCAGAATTCGATTTCCTGGGTGGAATATCAGCCAACCACAACCGCCGAACACACGCTGGCGGAGGCGGACGTACATAAGATCGTCGCTCGCAATCATGGCTTCGATGTGAGCGATGAAAACGCCTTCGAGGGCTGGGACACGATTAAAGAATCGCAAATGGTGGGAACGATCTTCGACGTGATGAGCGAGTTTCTCGGAGCGGTGGGCATGGTGACGCTGGCGCTGGGGGCGATTGGAGTGATCAACATTATGCTGGTCGCGGTCAGCGAGCGAACGCGGGAAATCGGATTGCGCAAGGCATTAGGCGCGACCAACCGCAGTATCCTGTCGCAATTTTTTCTGGAAGGCTTGCTGCTCACGCTGGGCAGCGGCATGATTGGGATGGCGTTTGCGGCGGGCTTGATGGCGATGATGGGGACGGTGCAGGGGCCGGGCGGATTCGATCCGCCAAAGCTGGTGCCGATGTCGGCCATGCTGGCGATCGGCAGCCTGACTTTGGCCGGAGTTGTGGCAGGGCTGTATCCTGCGCGCAAGGCGGCGATGCTGCCGCCGGTGGAAGCCCTTAGGCAGGAGTAG
- a CDS encoding ABC transporter permease: MFRDLLQEAYGAMQHNRRRTALTMLGMAWGIATVVMLLAYGDGFGKACTNIFANFGTKMVIVIPNRTSMQAGGQKAGSLVRFTEDDIDTLTTNLPQITHITPEVIKQASVQYDTRVFTFPVSGNNPDVLAIRSLKMGHGRFYNMEDQVQRARVAVIGSEAKEKLFSGRNAIGEHIRLDGLSFEVIGILAGKMQEGNDDINRVIYVPFTTMSDLKSTHYLDTIWFTYQTPEYETLEQTVRGILATEHKFNQSDRQAVFVFNIMMQVHQFEIITMGLKILMGFIGTLTLGIGGVGLMNIMLVSVTQRTREIGVQKALGAPRRYILAQFLAEALTITFIGGVLGVLLAYAVALSVGRLTLYSAFAKNAEAGDIRLIIAPGTLIASTLILGAVGLISGMIPAFRASRLDPIEALRHE; encoded by the coding sequence ATGTTTCGTGATCTGCTTCAGGAAGCTTACGGCGCTATGCAGCACAACCGGCGCCGGACTGCGCTTACCATGCTGGGCATGGCCTGGGGCATCGCTACGGTCGTTATGCTGCTGGCTTATGGCGACGGCTTTGGCAAGGCCTGCACCAACATCTTTGCCAATTTTGGCACGAAGATGGTCATCGTAATACCGAACCGCACGTCGATGCAGGCGGGTGGGCAGAAAGCGGGTTCGCTCGTTCGATTTACCGAGGATGACATCGACACGCTCACTACGAATCTTCCGCAGATCACGCACATCACCCCGGAAGTGATCAAGCAAGCCAGCGTGCAGTACGACACACGGGTTTTCACGTTTCCGGTGAGCGGAAATAATCCGGATGTGCTCGCCATCCGCTCGCTGAAGATGGGGCATGGGCGCTTCTACAACATGGAAGATCAGGTGCAGCGTGCGCGCGTCGCCGTGATTGGTTCGGAAGCGAAGGAGAAACTATTTTCCGGACGCAATGCGATTGGAGAACACATCCGGCTGGACGGCCTCAGCTTTGAAGTGATCGGCATTCTGGCCGGCAAGATGCAAGAGGGGAACGACGACATCAACCGCGTGATCTATGTTCCCTTCACGACCATGAGCGATTTGAAGTCGACGCATTATCTCGACACGATTTGGTTTACCTATCAGACGCCGGAGTACGAAACGCTGGAGCAGACGGTGCGTGGCATTCTAGCGACCGAGCACAAATTCAATCAGAGCGATCGCCAGGCCGTATTCGTTTTTAACATAATGATGCAGGTGCACCAGTTCGAGATTATTACGATGGGATTGAAGATTCTGATGGGCTTTATCGGCACCTTGACGCTGGGCATTGGCGGCGTCGGGCTGATGAACATCATGCTGGTATCGGTGACGCAGCGCACGCGTGAGATTGGCGTGCAAAAAGCGCTGGGCGCGCCGCGGCGGTATATTCTGGCGCAGTTTCTGGCCGAAGCTCTGACGATTACATTTATCGGCGGCGTACTGGGAGTGCTGCTGGCTTACGCTGTTGCTCTTTCAGTCGGACGACTCACGCTGTACAGCGCGTTCGCCAAGAACGCGGAAGCCGGCGATATCCGGCTGATCATCGCGCCGGGAACACTGATCGCCTCAACGCTGATTCTAGGCGCGGTGGGACTGATCAGCGGGATGATTCCGGCGTTTCGCGCGTCGCGGCTCGATCCGATTGAGGCGTTGCGCCACGAATAA
- a CDS encoding aspartate aminotransferase family protein: MTFSTEKSRQLYDRTVGVLIEASSSSSRGPANFGKYPIFMQRGRGSRIFDVDGNEYVDWMMAFGALPLGHAHPEVVEAITEAATSGAHFATATAIELEVADMLQGMVRNAERVRFANTGTEAMMAAIRLARGVTGRPKLLKFEGHYHGWHDDLLVSSNALPPTALGLRSDPIKIPDSSGLNRHALEDTVVAPWNDLAALERVIENHPGQIAAIVTEGVMANMGVIPPAEGYLPSLQKLAKANGILFILDETVTGFRIAPGGCQEYYRLTPDLVTFGKALGCGLPVAALAGRAEVMDALQWGGVLHYGTHNGSRIGMYAARANLRVLTRDDNAAFRHTWKIAEKLCSGYRELFRTRGRAVAVQNVGPMFQIMFTDQPAIRDYRDFCQHVDRAAFQKFVLSLFPCGVYASPSASLHSIVTLAHTEQDVEFTLEAAAKALDSVDGAS; this comes from the coding sequence ATGACGTTCAGCACGGAAAAATCTCGGCAGCTTTACGATCGCACGGTCGGCGTGCTGATCGAAGCCAGTAGTTCGTCGTCGCGCGGCCCGGCCAATTTCGGCAAGTATCCCATCTTTATGCAGCGCGGCCGCGGGTCGCGAATCTTCGACGTTGACGGCAACGAATACGTCGACTGGATGATGGCCTTCGGCGCACTGCCCCTCGGGCACGCGCATCCCGAAGTGGTGGAGGCTATCACCGAAGCCGCAACCAGCGGCGCGCACTTCGCAACCGCAACTGCCATCGAACTCGAAGTGGCCGACATGCTGCAAGGCATGGTGCGCAACGCCGAACGGGTGCGTTTCGCCAATACCGGAACCGAAGCCATGATGGCCGCGATTCGCCTGGCGCGAGGCGTCACCGGGCGACCAAAACTCTTGAAGTTCGAGGGTCACTATCACGGCTGGCACGACGATCTGCTGGTCAGCTCCAATGCTTTGCCCCCGACAGCTCTGGGATTGCGCAGCGACCCGATCAAGATTCCGGACAGCTCGGGTCTGAATCGCCACGCGCTCGAAGACACGGTTGTCGCGCCTTGGAATGATCTGGCTGCGCTTGAACGCGTGATTGAAAATCATCCCGGCCAGATTGCGGCGATCGTCACCGAAGGCGTGATGGCCAACATGGGCGTGATCCCGCCGGCGGAAGGATACTTGCCGAGCCTGCAAAAGTTGGCCAAGGCGAACGGAATTTTATTCATCCTCGACGAAACCGTCACCGGATTCCGCATCGCCCCCGGCGGCTGCCAGGAATATTACAGATTGACTCCCGACCTGGTGACCTTCGGCAAAGCCCTGGGCTGCGGCTTGCCGGTGGCCGCCCTGGCCGGCCGCGCCGAAGTGATGGACGCGCTCCAGTGGGGCGGCGTGCTGCACTATGGCACGCACAACGGCTCGCGCATCGGAATGTATGCCGCGCGCGCCAACCTGCGCGTGCTCACGCGCGATGACAACGCCGCCTTTCGCCACACATGGAAGATTGCCGAGAAGCTGTGCTCTGGCTATCGCGAATTGTTCCGCACGCGAGGCCGCGCCGTGGCCGTGCAGAATGTCGGCCCAATGTTTCAGATCATGTTCACCGATCAGCCCGCGATCCGCGACTATCGCGACTTCTGCCAGCACGTTGACCGGGCGGCCTTTCAGAAGTTTGTGCTCTCGCTATTTCCGTGCGGAGTTTATGCATCACCGTCGGCGTCGCTGCATTCGATCGTCACGCTGGCGCACACCGAGCAGGATGTCGAGTTCACGCTGGAGGCCGCGGCCAAGGCGCTCGATTCCGTGGATGGAGCATCGTGA
- a CDS encoding carboxypeptidase-like regulatory domain-containing protein: MNCKTVTNNARKIGLFCVMCFCCLCAAYAMDDKTTLPLPDPGNVTLTLDEYNRLVELAAKPPKKSDAAPLPFSMKHADVKLHVENDGVRGTVELEGEVFHKGVSKVPLTTGMTIFDAHQNGQGVPLQQDNGTHAALLNGPGEFSIALEAGLPLRIEAGRASFSLPVPMAGSVQLALVIPGDHTFANINPGIITSRKSENGHTAIEATLVPGQPANVWWATRETVVQAAPREVRFLADAKTLISVSEAEMRVAVLADITIVQGEPSQFQVELPAGFEVTGVTGATLESSETNSDVLTLRVNAPSQRNHQFLISMERAINGAKADAPFIAFVKAQRETGEVLIEGAGTIELTATEGGGLKRMDVKEANPYLRSLAHFPAQAAFRYHKQANETPTLALQWVRFPDGGVLAAVAESAEVTTLVTSEGKSLTEVKLTLKNQAQPFLKVALPAGASILSADVGGERVKPVQGPDGSRVPLLRAGFRPTDSYTVSFVFMHSGAPFAKKGGADLSLPSMDIPISLLTWEVFLPEQYKVKDFGGDVIASNLVPQPFREETAVLRQTGAGEASYANQRAQASPGQMGGHVVDSTGAVVPNARVTITRVGTGGTVTAFTDPQGRWVINDLPSGTYTAKAGMPGFRTSQFNLNYDAGLPSDYNFPLSVANTAETVEVLGEAAQLQTKATAIGGAITEQEISNVGLRGHNFTQLIAPAPGASNQTGASANVINLQRRVAGVLPVAIDVPRAGTSFSFVRPLVLDEETKVTFSYKSR; the protein is encoded by the coding sequence ATGAATTGCAAAACCGTAACAAATAATGCGAGGAAGATCGGGCTGTTCTGCGTAATGTGTTTCTGCTGTTTGTGCGCGGCCTATGCGATGGACGACAAAACCACGCTGCCCTTGCCCGATCCTGGCAATGTCACGCTGACGCTGGACGAGTACAACCGGCTGGTGGAACTGGCGGCCAAGCCGCCTAAGAAATCGGATGCCGCTCCGCTTCCCTTCTCTATGAAACACGCTGACGTGAAATTGCACGTCGAGAACGACGGTGTTCGGGGCACAGTGGAACTCGAAGGCGAAGTGTTTCACAAGGGCGTGAGCAAAGTTCCGCTGACGACCGGCATGACGATTTTCGATGCGCATCAGAACGGCCAGGGAGTTCCATTGCAGCAGGACAATGGCACGCACGCGGCGCTGCTGAATGGGCCGGGAGAGTTTTCGATCGCGCTCGAGGCCGGGCTGCCGTTGCGAATCGAGGCGGGTCGCGCTTCATTCAGTCTGCCGGTGCCCATGGCGGGTAGCGTGCAACTGGCGCTCGTAATTCCGGGCGATCACACGTTCGCGAACATCAACCCCGGTATCATCACGAGCCGGAAATCGGAAAATGGTCATACCGCGATTGAGGCCACACTGGTCCCGGGACAGCCCGCTAACGTCTGGTGGGCCACGCGGGAAACGGTCGTGCAAGCCGCGCCCCGCGAAGTGCGCTTTCTCGCCGACGCAAAAACTCTGATCTCGGTGAGCGAGGCCGAAATGCGGGTCGCCGTGCTGGCTGACATCACTATAGTGCAGGGCGAGCCTTCGCAATTCCAGGTGGAGTTGCCAGCCGGATTCGAGGTGACCGGCGTGACCGGCGCGACGCTCGAATCCAGTGAAACCAATTCGGACGTCTTGACTCTGAGAGTAAATGCTCCCAGCCAACGCAATCACCAGTTTCTGATTTCGATGGAGCGGGCGATCAATGGCGCCAAGGCGGATGCTCCTTTTATTGCCTTCGTAAAAGCGCAGCGTGAAACCGGCGAAGTGCTGATCGAAGGCGCAGGCACGATCGAACTCACCGCGACCGAAGGGGGAGGGCTCAAGCGCATGGATGTGAAAGAAGCGAATCCTTACTTGCGGTCGCTGGCGCATTTTCCGGCGCAGGCGGCATTCCGCTATCACAAGCAAGCCAACGAGACTCCGACGCTGGCTCTGCAGTGGGTGCGGTTTCCGGATGGCGGCGTGCTCGCGGCCGTGGCCGAGAGCGCTGAGGTCACAACGCTCGTTACCTCGGAGGGCAAGTCGCTCACCGAAGTGAAACTGACACTCAAGAATCAGGCGCAGCCATTTTTGAAAGTCGCGTTGCCCGCGGGCGCGAGCATTCTTTCCGCGGACGTTGGAGGCGAGAGGGTCAAGCCGGTGCAGGGGCCGGATGGCAGCCGCGTGCCGCTCTTGCGAGCGGGATTTCGTCCCACCGATTCTTATACCGTTTCGTTCGTGTTCATGCACTCTGGCGCGCCCTTCGCCAAAAAAGGCGGAGCCGACCTCAGCTTGCCAAGCATGGATATTCCGATCAGCTTGCTGACCTGGGAGGTCTTTCTGCCCGAGCAATACAAAGTAAAAGACTTTGGCGGAGATGTAATCGCATCGAATCTGGTACCGCAACCGTTCCGTGAAGAAACTGCGGTTCTTCGCCAGACTGGTGCGGGCGAAGCGAGCTACGCCAACCAGAGAGCGCAAGCCTCGCCCGGGCAAATGGGAGGCCATGTGGTGGATTCGACGGGCGCGGTTGTTCCCAATGCACGCGTCACCATTACTCGCGTAGGCACGGGAGGCACTGTTACAGCATTCACCGATCCCCAGGGGCGATGGGTGATCAATGACCTGCCCTCAGGAACGTACACAGCCAAAGCGGGCATGCCGGGATTCCGCACGAGCCAGTTTAATTTGAATTACGATGCCGGCCTCCCCTCGGACTATAACTTTCCGCTAAGCGTGGCTAACACGGCGGAAACGGTTGAAGTTTTGGGCGAAGCGGCTCAGTTGCAAACCAAGGCCACGGCGATCGGTGGCGCGATCACAGAACAAGAGATTTCCAACGTCGGCTTGAGGGGGCACAACTTTACCCAATTAATAGCGCCTGCTCCGGGGGCTTCTAACCAAACCGGAGCCTCGGCCAACGTCATAAACTTGCAGCGTCGGGTTGCGGGAGTGCTGCCGGTAGCGATCGATGTGCCACGGGCGGGCACCTCGTTCAGCTTTGTCCGTCCGCTGGTTCTGGACGAGGAGACGAAGGTGACTTTCAGCTATAAGAGCAGGTGA
- a CDS encoding TonB family protein — translation MSNPEAWKKWEGRVDTKFPLRQWLGGSDHSAVFLTERPGQSQKVVIKLISAGPDADAQLARWRSAAQLTHPHLMRIYEAGRCRLDGTPLLYLVMEYAEEDLSQILPQRPLATAEVTDMLPALLDCLSYLHGKGYVHGRIKPSNVHAIDEQLKLSADQIVSFAEPNPATRRRDVYDAPETAAGIISTAGDIWSVGVTLVAALTQNVSFDRPSSESKPSPVDPDPPETVPPPFRGIARECLHLDPKRRCSLAEIQARLQPAARSVPAETEVTVAAPQTTNRAPVIAAVVAAALVIGLIVFIARGRSGQEPAPTLTEPTGASQPQAQSPGAATAQPPAAVAQPAPGPANPPTTAAHNPVAPTKSAVTSKGDVVRKVLPEPSRSARNTITGTVKVGVRVEVDASGKVTTAKLTSPGPSRYFAGLALKAAEKWEFSPPEADGKPAPSAWAIQFRYTRSSTQAVPERMVR, via the coding sequence ATGAGCAATCCTGAGGCGTGGAAAAAGTGGGAAGGGCGCGTCGATACGAAATTTCCGCTGCGGCAATGGCTCGGCGGGTCCGATCATAGCGCCGTCTTTCTTACCGAGAGGCCGGGGCAGTCGCAGAAGGTCGTCATCAAACTGATCTCGGCGGGCCCGGACGCCGACGCTCAACTTGCACGCTGGCGGTCGGCGGCCCAGCTTACTCATCCCCACCTGATGCGAATTTACGAAGCCGGACGTTGCCGACTCGACGGCACGCCGTTGCTTTATCTGGTGATGGAATATGCGGAGGAGGATCTTTCGCAGATTCTTCCGCAGCGTCCACTGGCGACGGCCGAAGTCACCGATATGCTGCCGGCGCTGCTCGATTGCCTTTCCTATCTGCACGGCAAGGGATACGTGCACGGGCGTATCAAGCCGTCGAATGTCCACGCGATCGACGAGCAGTTGAAACTATCAGCCGATCAGATCGTCTCGTTTGCGGAACCGAATCCAGCCACCCGGCGGCGTGATGTTTATGACGCGCCTGAGACCGCGGCGGGAATCATCTCAACTGCGGGCGACATTTGGTCCGTCGGAGTCACGCTGGTTGCCGCGCTTACTCAGAATGTGTCTTTTGATCGCCCGTCTTCTGAGAGCAAGCCTTCACCCGTCGATCCCGATCCGCCGGAAACCGTGCCGCCGCCGTTTCGCGGCATTGCGCGCGAATGCCTGCATCTCGATCCTAAGCGGCGCTGTTCGCTCGCCGAGATTCAGGCGCGGCTCCAGCCTGCGGCCCGCTCGGTACCGGCGGAAACGGAAGTGACAGTAGCCGCTCCGCAGACAACGAATCGCGCTCCGGTAATTGCAGCAGTCGTGGCGGCCGCGCTCGTGATTGGATTGATCGTATTTATCGCTCGCGGCCGGAGCGGGCAAGAACCGGCCCCTACCCTGACCGAACCGACGGGGGCCTCACAACCTCAGGCCCAATCCCCGGGAGCAGCGACGGCTCAGCCTCCGGCCGCGGTGGCTCAACCCGCTCCTGGGCCTGCCAACCCACCGACAACTGCGGCGCACAATCCGGTCGCGCCGACTAAAAGCGCCGTGACCTCCAAAGGCGATGTTGTGCGAAAAGTCCTGCCCGAACCGTCAAGAAGCGCGCGCAATACAATCACCGGCACGGTCAAAGTCGGCGTGCGCGTGGAAGTGGATGCGTCGGGCAAGGTGACGACGGCAAAACTCACTTCCCCGGGCCCCAGCAGATATTTCGCTGGACTGGCACTGAAGGCGGCGGAGAAGTGGGAATTCTCTCCACCGGAAGCTGACGGGAAACCAGCGCCGAGCGCGTGGGCGATTCAGTTTCGCTACACGCGAAGTTCGACGCAAGCCGTGCCGGAACGCATGGTGCGGTAA
- a CDS encoding TrmH family RNA methyltransferase, producing the protein MPPSETDSALDRLVVVLVRPRNPLNIGAAARAMSNFGAHRLRLVNPFAEGFREARSAVGASDLLHSAEECKTVAEAVADCSLVIGTTAVRQRVLQQPVRRLNDAAGAAIRQQLETEPVALLFGSEKIGLTNKDFSHCHWLLNIPTRRKNISMNLGQAVAVCLYELARSAPPTAALTEAAKPATAGATELIVECLLESLRISGYVKPGTDAMFEKKARGLVLRFKLEEYDAKLLLGMVRQIVWKLRQGDETRK; encoded by the coding sequence TTGCCTCCTTCAGAAACCGATTCGGCCTTGGATCGTCTGGTGGTCGTGCTGGTACGGCCGCGCAATCCTTTGAATATCGGCGCCGCTGCGCGCGCCATGAGCAACTTCGGCGCACACCGGTTGCGTCTGGTGAATCCCTTTGCCGAGGGATTTCGCGAGGCGCGCTCCGCCGTCGGCGCTTCAGATCTGCTGCACAGTGCGGAAGAATGTAAGACCGTAGCCGAGGCTGTTGCCGATTGCTCTCTGGTCATCGGGACCACGGCAGTGCGGCAGCGGGTGTTGCAGCAACCGGTGCGCCGTCTCAATGATGCTGCGGGCGCCGCTATTCGCCAGCAACTCGAGACCGAGCCGGTGGCGCTGCTGTTTGGGTCGGAGAAGATCGGCCTCACCAACAAAGACTTCAGCCACTGTCACTGGCTGCTGAACATTCCGACCCGGCGGAAGAATATTTCCATGAACCTGGGGCAGGCAGTCGCAGTCTGTTTGTATGAATTGGCGCGCAGCGCGCCGCCGACGGCGGCGTTGACCGAGGCAGCGAAACCGGCAACCGCGGGTGCAACCGAGCTGATTGTGGAATGCCTGCTCGAATCGTTGCGCATTAGCGGCTACGTGAAACCGGGAACCGACGCCATGTTCGAGAAAAAAGCGCGCGGCCTGGTCTTACGTTTTAAATTGGAAGAATACGACGCGAAACTTCTTCTCGGCATGGTGCGGCAGATCGTGTGGAAGTTGCGGCAAGGAGACGAAACAAGAAAGTAG
- a CDS encoding PEP-CTERM sorting domain-containing protein (PEP-CTERM proteins occur, often in large numbers, in the proteomes of bacteria that also encode an exosortase, a predicted intramembrane cysteine proteinase. The presence of a PEP-CTERM domain at a protein's C-terminus predicts cleavage within the sorting domain, followed by covalent anchoring to some some component of the (usually Gram-negative) cell surface. Many PEP-CTERM proteins exhibit an unusual sequence composition that includes large numbers of potential glycosylation sites. Expression of one such protein has been shown restore the ability of a bacterium to form floc, a type of biofilm.), whose translation MAAVLGYGGGGLVTGDLGTVGFTTGALTSGSLQMGGTFASGGTFTIDGNGTGGLPDGVLFSGTFSGSVTWTLTTLANGTHNYTLTGVVSGTMGGANVNGVSVQLTINTGKGFFNGSTTIAGGDTTVGTGVPESSTLVLFGTGAFVMAGAVRRKLLGVHA comes from the coding sequence TTGGCTGCGGTCCTAGGATACGGCGGCGGAGGGCTTGTTACCGGCGATCTCGGCACTGTAGGTTTCACTACTGGCGCTTTGACCAGTGGATCGCTGCAAATGGGAGGAACCTTCGCGAGTGGAGGAACCTTCACGATTGACGGCAACGGTACGGGCGGACTTCCAGACGGCGTGCTCTTTTCGGGAACCTTTTCCGGTTCCGTGACCTGGACGCTCACCACGCTCGCCAATGGCACCCATAACTACACGCTTACAGGGGTCGTAAGCGGGACGATGGGTGGCGCAAATGTGAACGGCGTGAGTGTGCAACTCACGATCAATACCGGCAAGGGTTTCTTCAACGGCTCGACCACCATCGCCGGTGGTGACACCACGGTAGGGACCGGTGTCCCAGAATCCTCAACTCTCGTCTTGTTCGGCACTGGGGCATTCGTAATGGCTGGTGCTGTGCGCCGAAAGCTGCTGGGCGTACACGCATAG
- a CDS encoding response regulator transcription factor, which translates to MGNLATPLSTARVVNPSASSRPAGRILVVEDDPAVQKALRRLFETEGYTVETQSDGRSALDSFQSSAPAAIVLDLRLPKVSGGDVCKEIKALAPTLPIVVLSAASDVSDKVLLLELGADDYVTKPFSPRELLARVRAALRHTTRTPEAQVVSFDGISADFKKMEVKRDGQVVVLTAQEFKTFQFLVHNADRVISRDELLNEVWGYQNYPSTRTVDNHILKLRQKLEKDPSSPVHFRTVHGMGYKFVR; encoded by the coding sequence ATGGGGAATCTTGCAACGCCGCTCAGTACCGCGAGAGTCGTCAATCCATCGGCCTCATCGCGCCCTGCGGGCCGCATCCTTGTCGTCGAGGACGATCCGGCGGTCCAGAAAGCTCTACGCCGCCTCTTCGAGACCGAGGGCTATACAGTCGAAACCCAATCCGATGGCCGGTCCGCGCTCGACAGTTTTCAGTCTTCGGCTCCGGCGGCGATAGTTCTTGATCTGCGGCTGCCGAAAGTCTCTGGCGGTGACGTTTGTAAAGAGATCAAAGCGCTGGCCCCGACCCTGCCGATTGTCGTGCTCAGCGCTGCAAGCGACGTCTCCGACAAAGTCCTGCTGCTCGAATTAGGCGCTGACGATTACGTTACCAAGCCGTTCAGTCCCCGGGAACTGCTGGCGCGAGTCCGGGCGGCGTTACGCCACACCACACGCACTCCCGAAGCTCAGGTGGTAAGTTTCGACGGCATATCGGCCGACTTCAAGAAAATGGAAGTCAAGCGCGATGGGCAGGTGGTGGTATTAACCGCGCAGGAATTCAAGACCTTTCAGTTTCTGGTGCATAACGCCGATCGCGTCATCAGCCGCGATGAACTGCTGAACGAAGTCTGGGGGTACCAGAATTACCCGTCCACGCGCACGGTTGACAACCACATTCTGAAGTTGCGCCAGAAACTGGAGAAAGACCCGTCGAGCCCGGTGCACTTTCGTACGGTACACGGTATGGGATATAAATTCGTACGCTAA